One part of the Veillonellales bacterium genome encodes these proteins:
- a CDS encoding RelA/SpoT domain-containing protein — translation MDETEFRNRYIGEIPVFRSWGYFVQDSIFNILKDRVKNIDLFLKIPLGKPRIKEVDSLIAKAFHRGKDYTSPYEDITDKVGVRFVVLLTTDIDIIKKIIEDQDGVLWKASKDRDFEDEREKSPELFTYESVHYVVYNITQVEYRNEKISPNTPCEIQIRTLLQHAYAEMSHDTTYKSQVKADSQVKRCMARSMALVESADHFFLEAMEKIAEKSSEHEKWAEFCIQYYPLEYREKFDPNANTFLIDQLLPMLSNVEFEEVKDFLQQKQSEFEILITRNYNLSWIYRQPAVLLVYYLIERKNATLQRGWPLVDSLLQPLLSDRGFSPLHSTYT, via the coding sequence ATGGATGAAACAGAATTTCGAAACCGTTATATCGGAGAAATACCTGTTTTTCGTTCATGGGGGTACTTTGTCCAAGACTCCATATTCAATATTTTGAAAGATAGAGTTAAAAATATAGATTTATTTTTAAAGATTCCATTGGGTAAACCTCGTATTAAAGAAGTTGATTCGCTTATTGCTAAAGCTTTTCATCGAGGAAAGGATTATACCTCTCCCTACGAAGACATCACTGACAAAGTTGGCGTCCGTTTTGTTGTATTACTTACTACTGATATAGATATAATCAAAAAAATCATTGAAGATCAGGACGGAGTATTATGGAAAGCGTCGAAAGATAGAGACTTCGAAGATGAAAGAGAAAAATCTCCTGAACTTTTTACCTATGAATCTGTACACTACGTTGTTTATAACATAACCCAAGTGGAATATCGGAATGAAAAAATTTCTCCTAATACACCTTGTGAGATACAAATTAGAACGTTGCTCCAGCATGCATATGCTGAGATGTCGCATGACACAACCTACAAATCACAAGTTAAAGCTGATTCACAAGTAAAGCGATGCATGGCACGAAGCATGGCCTTAGTTGAGTCAGCTGACCACTTTTTCTTGGAGGCAATGGAGAAAATAGCAGAGAAAAGTTCAGAGCATGAAAAATGGGCCGAATTTTGCATCCAATATTATCCATTGGAATATCGGGAAAAATTTGATCCAAATGCCAACACATTTCTAATTGATCAATTGCTTCCCATGCTTAGCAATGTTGAATTCGAAGAAGTAAAGGATTTTTTACAGCAAAAGCAGTCAGAATTTGAAATACTAATAACGAGAAACTATAACTTATCATGGATATATCGGCAACCTGCTGTTTTGCTTGTCTATTATTTAATAGAACGCAAAAATGCAACTTTACAGAGAGGTTGGCCCCTGGTTGATTCGTTATTACAGCCACTTCTTTCGGATAGAGGATTTTCTCCGCTTCATTCCACTTATACTTAA
- a CDS encoding nucleoid-associated protein, with amino-acid sequence MIDLAMMSIDKTIIHQVPNSLAGAAPIFSHEIIHLDGEALAALTRRVTDVMGKGSNCLEMQVNDTTDVSSVTQVISIMENSSDETFISKTISLAQKLFQSQSNNRIPEGILVSLSGRTGASQQQFIALIKAEGETGFHIQDVNQVDFLSNLFLTNAQRLYKIGFFVRDNTNSPINPNDLSIYVFDQNAVHNGTVCLANYFYQTFLGCKQLVNAAHQTETFYSSTKDFIVNNSNFTDEKKIELVNSLHTYLKSDQSAVINGQHFANTYFEDPEIIDQYTSRLTQDKLPLIAISKDISRINRKLKIRRMKFNTGVKISFPSPASGQNTDDLLVMESYNEVTDYTSLKIKGRITSQDS; translated from the coding sequence ATGATTGATTTAGCTATGATGTCCATTGATAAAACAATCATCCATCAAGTGCCAAATTCACTTGCAGGAGCTGCTCCTATTTTTAGTCATGAGATTATTCACTTGGATGGTGAAGCTCTGGCGGCACTAACTAGAAGGGTTACTGATGTCATGGGAAAAGGATCTAATTGCCTAGAGATGCAGGTTAATGATACTACCGATGTTTCATCCGTTACACAGGTAATTAGCATTATGGAAAATTCTTCTGATGAAACCTTTATTTCTAAAACCATTTCCTTGGCACAAAAGCTATTTCAATCTCAATCAAATAATCGAATTCCAGAAGGAATTCTAGTTTCCCTTTCTGGCAGGACAGGCGCTTCTCAGCAACAATTTATTGCTTTAATTAAGGCTGAAGGTGAAACCGGATTTCATATTCAAGATGTTAACCAAGTAGATTTTTTATCTAATCTCTTTTTAACGAATGCTCAAAGGCTTTATAAAATTGGTTTTTTTGTTAGAGATAATACTAATTCTCCCATTAATCCGAATGACTTATCAATCTATGTGTTTGATCAAAATGCAGTTCATAACGGAACTGTCTGCCTTGCTAATTATTTTTATCAAACCTTTTTAGGATGTAAACAATTAGTGAATGCAGCACACCAAACCGAAACCTTTTATTCTTCAACTAAAGATTTTATTGTAAATAATTCAAATTTTACTGATGAGAAAAAGATTGAATTAGTAAATTCATTACATACATATTTAAAGTCTGACCAGTCAGCGGTAATAAACGGTCAGCATTTTGCGAATACTTATTTTGAAGATCCAGAAATAATCGATCAATATACTTCTCGATTAACACAGGATAAATTACCACTAATAGCAATATCAAAAGATATCTCGCGTATTAATAGAAAACTAAAAATTCGACGAATGAAGTTTAATACTGGTGTAAAAATAAGTTTTCCATCTCCTGCTTCCGGCCAAAATACAGATGATTTATTGGTCATGGAAAGTTATAATGAAGTAACAGATTATACGTCACTAAAAATAAAAGGACGTATTACTAGCCAAGATTCTTAA
- a CDS encoding helix-turn-helix transcriptional regulator has translation MSTFGERLKTLREESKLSQQELGAKLNLSQSTIAYYESNKKQPSQTTLKKMAKYFSVSTDYILAQSNNPTPSNPPQKKKPKDLLRILEQEDYTLNGEIASPADKEKIAKIIELMYWDAKEQNKRKK, from the coding sequence GTGTCTACGTTCGGAGAACGCCTAAAAACATTACGTGAAGAATCAAAACTATCACAGCAAGAATTAGGAGCTAAACTTAATCTTAGTCAAAGCACTATAGCCTATTACGAATCAAATAAAAAGCAGCCTAGTCAAACAACTTTAAAAAAGATGGCAAAATATTTTAGTGTATCGACAGATTATATACTGGCACAATCAAACAATCCCACGCCTAGCAATCCACCCCAAAAGAAAAAACCCAAGGACTTATTAAGAATCCTTGAGCAGGAAGATTATACTCTTAATGGTGAAATAGCCTCGCCAGCGGACAAAGAAAAAATAGCAAAAATTATTGAACTGATGTATTGGGATGCTAAAGAACAAAACAAGCGCAAGAAATAA
- a CDS encoding helix-turn-helix transcriptional regulator codes for MKNQRLIDKRSELGLTQIKLSEIVGISQSMLARIESGCREPSKETKIEIACYFGVTVEWLFYEDFYDSKSCKQSNPKPAA; via the coding sequence ATGAAAAATCAAAGATTGATTGATAAAAGAAGCGAGTTGGGATTAACTCAAATCAAACTTTCTGAAATAGTAGGTATTTCGCAAAGTATGCTGGCTCGTATTGAATCTGGTTGCAGAGAACCGAGCAAAGAAACAAAAATTGAAATTGCCTGTTATTTTGGGGTTACTGTTGAGTGGCTTTTTTATGAAGATTTTTATGACTCAAAGTCATGCAAGCAATCCAACCCCAAGCCGGCAGCATAG
- a CDS encoding LysM peptidoglycan-binding domain-containing protein, with amino-acid sequence MTLREHIRQRDRQRRIVTLVVMISCLAVLTVFTCGNAAPKGQLMTETYTVVAGDTLWDIAGKYMQKNTYAPREIREFYQGIIELNYDSVFSDRQPGDIRTGDRLQINYWIKN; translated from the coding sequence ATGACACTCCGTGAGCATATCCGGCAAAGAGACCGGCAGCGTCGAATTGTAACGCTTGTTGTGATGATATCCTGTTTGGCTGTTCTTACGGTATTTACTTGTGGCAATGCGGCACCCAAGGGACAGCTGATGACTGAGACTTATACTGTGGTGGCAGGCGATACACTCTGGGATATAGCCGGGAAGTATATGCAGAAAAACACTTACGCGCCACGGGAAATCCGCGAATTTTACCAGGGAATCATTGAGTTGAATTATGATTCGGTGTTCTCTGACAGGCAGCCGGGCGATATTCGGACGGGTGACCGATTGCAGATTAATTATTGGATAAAAAATTGA
- a CDS encoding helix-turn-helix transcriptional regulator, which produces MPELAKYKPFMAARRIKVIYLALREFRGWSREKASMLTAMSPKTIERIDKGKDPTKDQVKMMDKVYGCQGELIDYWLGRLKLSCQVLRKSFGRKEKSPVLAHRR; this is translated from the coding sequence TTGCCCGAGCTGGCTAAATACAAGCCATTTATGGCGGCTCGAAGGATTAAAGTTATTTATCTGGCGTTGCGGGAGTTTCGGGGATGGAGTAGAGAAAAGGCTTCGATGCTTACGGCTATGAGCCCCAAAACGATTGAACGTATTGATAAAGGCAAGGACCCGACAAAAGACCAGGTAAAGATGATGGACAAGGTTTACGGCTGCCAGGGAGAATTGATCGACTACTGGTTAGGACGGCTAAAGCTTAGCTGCCAAGTGTTAAGGAAATCATTTGGGAGAAAAGAAAAATCGCCTGTGTTAGCGCACAGACGATAA